The genomic stretch CGCCACCCCAAATCGCAATTAAGAGATAGAGAGGAATTAGTTCAACTTCAAAGAATAGGAAGAATAGGAGTAGATTTTGAGCAAGGAAAGCACCATTGACACCACCACCAATGAGTAATAGCAGAGGAAAGTAGAGATTGGGACGCTGAATATCTGTGCTGATATAGATTGCAATGCTTAGTAGTAATCCATTAAGTAGGACTAAGGGGAATGCTAAGCCATCTACGCCTAATCGATAACTAAGTCCGATTTGATCTAACCAAGCTAAAGACTCAGTTAACTGCATGGTAGCAAGACTGAGATCAAATTTTGTCAGTAGAAATAAAGACCACCCAAAATTAGCGATCGCTATTCCTAATGAGATGTTGCGTAATTTTTTGGAGTCAAGTATGCCGCTTAGTAAAGCGACTATTACCGCTCCAGCGATCGGGAACCAAATTAATGTGCTTAACATATTTGAGAAGGAAAAAGAAAGAAAAAGGAATTTATGTTATGAGTCCCTCTCATTGGCAGAGGCTATCATGCACACACAAGTCATAAAACCTAGCTAGGTCAACAATTAATTGCCCCCTAGCCCCCAATTCTGGGGGAACAAGAATTTTCAAAGTCCCGCAGAATTGGGGGATTTAGGGGGGGGGATAAATCAGAACGTAGACAGAGAGACTTGTGTGTAAACGTTAGATTGGGAGAGGGGGGAATGATGACGGTTAATTTAAGCCATAGAAGGCGGCGAAACCAATCAGAATTAGACCGATTAAGATTGTTAAAACGTATTGCTGTAATCTGCCTGTAACTGTATATTTCAGGCTCTCACCGCTAAAGATTGAGGCAAAGCCCAAAAAGTTAACGGAACCATCAACTAAATAGCGATCGACCCAAGCTAGAAGTTTGGAACCACCACCGACGATTAAGACCACCGTATATTTGTAGATCGCTTGTACATATAGGTCATAGGCAAGTAAATCCTGCACAACTTTCCATGCACTGCGAACCAACTTAGGAGGCATGGCAACAGAACTTACGGTTGAATAGTAGGGCTTGATATAGATATATGCACCCACACCAAAGCCAAGCAATCCTGACGCTGACAATATGGTTGTACCCCAGATATCCACTGTATCTAAGTCAATATTTATAAATTCCCAAGATGGCAGGAGAATTGGCACAAGCAGTGTAATAATCGTCAGTCCTACTAGGGGAAGTGCTACCTGCCAAGCGACTTCGGGTGCACGTCGGGTTTTCTGCTGTGTAGGTCCTAAGAAGACCAGTGCAAAAATTCGGATTAATCCAAAGGCAGTAATGCAGTTAACTAATAAAGCGATCGCAATTAGCCAAGGGTCACTATTCCAAAAAGTTTCTTCCCATCGGAGAAGTGTCCAAAATCCGCCAAAAGGCAATAGGGCAACCAGACTAAGGGAACCAACGATAAAGGCAACTAAAGTAGCGGGCATTCGCGTTTTCAGTCCGCCCATTTCCGTAAGATCCTGCGTCATTGTCGTCATCATCACTGCGCCAGAACTGAGGAATAGCAAAGACTTGCTGATGCCATGACTAAAGAGCAATCCTAAGGCGAGATCAGGTTGTTGCATCCCCACAGCGATGAAGACTAAACCTAAATAGCCACTAGTGGAGTGGGACAGGGCACGTTTGAGGTCGATTTGGGCGATCGCTACTAAACTTGCACCGATTGCTGTAATTGCCCCAATAATCACCGAAACTTCGGCTGCCACAGGGAACAGTGATAAAACTGGCTGAAACTTAATCAGTACATAGGCTCCTGCCCCCACAACCACCGAGTTTCGCAAAATCGAAGCGGGGTTGGGTCCCTCCATTGCCTCATCGAGCCAGAGGTGTAAAGGGAACTGGGCGCATTTACCAAGGGGACCCGCGATTAGGGCTAGTCCTAATAAAGTGCCAAATTGTTGATGTTCTGAGAAATAGGCGATCGTTTGTGGATTAGCCGCCCATTCTTTTAAATCCGAGAAATTCAAGCTGCCAGTTAAGTTAGACAGTGCCACCACACCCATTAATAGGAATAGATCACCGACCCGTTTTGTCCAGAAAGCATCACGGGCTGCCGTGACTACGAGGGGTTGTGCGTACCAGAAACCCACTAGTAAATAGGTGGACAGGGTGAGCATTTCCAGCAAAGCATAACTAAAAAAGAGCGAGTCACTAAAGGCAATTCCTGTAATCGCTGCCTCAAAGAAACCAATTAAGGCGCAAAATCTCGCGATCGCCCAATCAGTTTCCAGAGAGCCTAGTCCATAGACCTGTGAAATTAAGCTCATGGTAGCGATCAGTATCGATGCGCCCACACTAATTGTAGAAATATCAAAGGAAAAAACAAGATTTAAATCAAAGGCTTGAAACCAACTAAACTCAACCTGTTGAGCTGGTTCGCCCCAGATCGATGTCAGTAGCCAACAACTATGCACTAAGGCTAGTACAGTCATCAATATATTTAGGTAAGCCGCAGGACGTGGACCAGAGCGCCGCACTAACCTCAGTGACCAAGGTAGGGTGATTCCTGCGCCCAGCAAACCATAGCAAGGAAGTAGCCAAGCTGTTTCTAGGATCATTGATTCTACTATAGAGTTTTTACTATGTTTATATTAAAAAGTATCAAATATTTTAAAAGTTTACATCAAAATGTTTCGCGCCTAAGCTTGCCTGATTAACTAAGAATATTTGATATAAGGCATATCCATAGAGAATAGGTTAGGGTTCCACCCTTAGATTTTATGGCTCAGCAAAGTTAAGTCATAAAAATCTGTTTTTTAGTTAATGTCGCTTAACTTGAGTGCATTTGACAGTATTTTTTAAGCAAGACGAATCGATCGCTAGCCTGTTGATGTCGCTTTTGCCAAGTAGCAGGATTACGAGCGGTTTGTAACATGCTTAAGTCCACACCCAACATTTTTAGCTGTTTATCAATTTCTACTTGCAAAGATAAATTGGGCGGCGTGACCTCTAAATCAGTATTGATAATTTTGGTTTGAAAAAAAGCTTGGATTTCACGATGCGATCGCAACCAGTCTTTGGCGATCGCAGGTGCAGGATCTAATTGTGGGGCGATCAGTCCTTGTAATATTTCCAACTGGTGTTGCAAGGAATGAATTAAATATAAATAATCTTGGGTCAATGTGCTTGGGGCAATGTGAGGAACAACTACAAAAATTTCAAAAACAAAAGTGTCAAAAAGGTATCAAAAATTCACAAAGCTATTGTGGAAGAGTAAGCCGTTTAGGACGCTCTTGGAAATTAATTATCGCATGTTGTCTTCAAGCCTAGAGAAATTTTTGAAAGCGTGGCTTTGCCGTGCTTTCAAAAATTTCTCTGGTTTTTAATTCAGCGGAACGCACTGTAGCCATTAATTAAAGTTTAAGAATCAAGAGAAAAAGACAAAAATTTGTAAGATCTATAAAAAGCATACAGCATAAAAAATTATGTCAATTGCCAAGCTTAACTCCAAGATCGATAAGGTCAAAGTCTATGCAGAAGGCTCAACGGTGACACGCTTGGCAAGACTGACTGACATCCCGTGGCAAAGTGGAGGCATCGGCGAAGATATCGAAGTCGAGATTGTTGGCTTACCCCTTGCGATCGATGATGCCAGTGTCAGGGTACGGATTGAGGCTGAACCGAGCAATCAGGCGATCGCTAATAACATTATTGTTACCGATGTCAGAGTGGGCTTGAGTGTCCCGCCTCCCGCTGAAATTCCATTTTCATCTCTAGAAACAGAAATCCAAACCGCCAAGGCTGAAGTTGCTCACCTAAAGGATTTGCAAGGTGCAATTAGTCTAGAGATGACCATTTTGCAAGAGTTGTATGTCCCCGATCGCCCCATTGGTGAAGAAGGCAAAACACCACCACCATCGCCAACAGGGGCAAGACTAGCGCTAGCAAATTTTAAGGATGAGCAGAAGAAACTTCGCTTCCAAGAAAAGCGGGAACTTCAAGAAAAGTTACGCAAGGCTCAGGAACACCTCGCTGACTTACAACAGAAACAATTCCTTGCCTCCAATGCTAATGTTGCTAAGGAACATGAACTTCGCAAAACCATTATTGCGCGTCTCCATATTGGCGATAGCCAAACCGCAGCACTACCCTCCCCTGATAGTCTGCAAATGGTTGTGGAATATTTTATCAATGGCGCAAGATGGACACCTACCTATGTTTGCTGCCTCAATAGTGCTACTAATACTGCCGCGATCGCTGTACGAGCCTTGATTGCTCAGCGCACAGGCGAGGATTGGAATGGCGTGCAGATCGAACTTTCTACGGCAACCCCGACAGGTTGGTGCGAGTTGCCCGAATTGCCTTCTTTACGCTTAGGGCGATCGCAAACATTGCCGAGTAAAAAGGCTTGGCGCAATCCCCCTAAAGGTGCAGAACTTCTCTTTGAAGACTACGATCGCCAAAAACAGAATTTAGATAACGATCGTGTCATTGAGTGGATTGATCTAGCTGGCGACCCCTTAAAGATCCCGACTGTCAATCAATTAACTGATATACCTAAATTTCCATTTTTTCAACGCATAGTCACTGATTTAGGAAGTTGGGAAGAGCAATATTCTTCTGAATCAACTGAGGTCTCCACAGCTTATAGTCCTATACCAGTGAATAGTGATTTTGGTATACAGGAAGAAGTACTTCAAAGTACTTTTAGTAAGTCTGCACCAACTTCGGAAAAGATGGCAGTGCGCTCTCGTCCAGTTCCATCGATGGTTAGAAGTTTAGATGCTCCGTCATCAATGATACCTCCTCAAGCGGATGAATATCGAGGTAGAGGATTTATGCCTCCGCCCGAACCACTTTTCGATCCCAGTAATGATATCAAAAATTATGGATTAATGCGTTTAGCTGATCCTAGCAATACTAGACAACGCGGAAAATTAAGGATTCCTGATACTAGGACGCTCTATTTAGAATCTCTTCAGCGTTGGCAGATGACGGTTAATTTTGAGATTGCGACAGTCTTGCAAACGGCTTTAGCTAGTACTTTTTGCAATCCAGTCCTCCCGCGTTTTGGCTCAAGTAATATTCGCAAGGAAGTTGGTAATTTTGACTTTGTTTATCTGGGGACTGGACGGATTGATGTGCCAGCCGATGGTCAGTATCATTCCGTTGCTCTATTACAAGAGAATGCCGAAATTGATATTCGCTATATCGTTGTACCGCGAGAAGATACTAATGTCTTCCGAATTGCTCAACTTCGCAATCCTCTGCAAGCACCCTTGCTGTCAGGACTTGCCGATATCTATGTGGATACACAATATATTCTCTCCACCACGATCGCGACAGTACCACCCAAGGGACAAATGGAATTAGCGTTGGGTGTAGAGCAATCAATCAAAGTTGCTCGTAATACCTCTTTCAAAGAAGTGCGATCGGGCATGAGTCTCGTTGCTTTTAATGAACTGCGTCACAGTATTCATATTGCGATCGCCAATCGGATGAGTCGAGATGCCAAAATTGAAGTCCGCGAAAGGATACCTATCCCGCAACCTGATGCAAAGGTCGATGTAAATATTACCCAAGTAACTCCCGAATGGGAAAAATACGAACAGCAAGAACGGAATGCGCCGATTAAAGGTGGCTATCGCTGGCGGCTTAATGTTCCCGCAGGTGAAGAAAGGGAATTGATCGCTGATTACACCATCAAGATATTTGTGGACAATGAGTTAGTTAATGGTAATCGGAGAGAGGAATAGCTATGCAATCAACGGAAATTCAAACCTTAGACCTCGATGCTCCTGTTACTACTGTCACCCTACTCGAAGATCGTGCCCAAGTACAACGCATTGGCAAAGCACAATTAACGGCAGGTTTGTGGCGAGTGACTGTCGATCGCGTTGCCCCTGTGATTTCCGATAAGTCCCTTCGTGCGCAATTTACAGGTGTTTTTAATGCAAGGGTCAACGATGTGCGCGTGCGTCGTCGTATATTAATCAAGGAGAGCGATCGCACAGGATTAATAGAGGATTTAAAAAAAGAATGGCGATCCCAATATGATCAGTACCAAATTCTCACCGAAGATCGGCAATATCTCGAAGAACAATTTGAGCAAATTGGCATGATCTTAGCTAGAGCCTTGCAGGAGTTGCCCATTGATGCGGCTTGGGGACAGGTCGATCCGATGGCTTGGCGATCTCAACTACAGCCCATTTTCCAGAGGCTTCGCGATATTCGTAGCGAAATCCTCAATACTTACCACGCGCAAACACAACTTCAAGATGCGATCGCTCGATTAGTCAAACGCATCCAATCTGAAGCAAGCCCTGACACAATTTATATTGCTCGTGTGGAGGCAGATTTAGTGATCGCGCAAACAGGTGAATATGAACTTGCCTTTGATTACATCGTTCCCAATGCTCTCTGGCGACCATACCACCAAGCCCAGTTACAAATGGGAGATAATTCACAATTAACCTTCCGTACCGATGGCTGTGTCTGGCAAAATACAGGCGAAGACTGGCTAAATGTGGATTTAGTCTTTTCCACTGCTCGCGCTTCCCTTGGCACAGAGCCACCTTTGCTAGCTGACGATCTGCTCAACATTCGGGAAAAATCAAAAAAGATTGCCGTAGAAATGCGCGATCAAACTGTCAAAACTACGGGTTTAGGAGCAGGAGCAAGGGCATCTGATACCGTCGATCTGCCATCGGTTGATGATGGCGGAGAAGTTCGCTCAATTCGGGCTACTCGTAAAGCCAATATTCCCTCCAATGGCAGACCATACCGTGTCCCCCTATTTCAATTTCAATCCTCTGCCAAAATTGGGCATATACTTATGCCCGAACTAGCGCTACAGGTTGTTCTTAAAAGTGAACAGACGAATAACTCCAACTTACCAATTTTGGCGGGTCCCGTCGATCTTGTGAGATCTACGGAATATGTCGGACGAACGACCATATCTTTTATCGCCCCACAAGAAAAATTTGCCCTTGGTTGGGGAACTGATGCGATGATGCGGGTTCAGCGTACTACATCTCAAAAACGGGATAAAAATCATCTTACTCAATGGAATACCATTACCAATAGCATCAATATTTTTCTCTCGAATATTGGTGATGAAGTCAGAAAAATCGCCATGACTGAACGGGTTCCTGTCTCGGAACTAGAGAAAGTCAAGGTTGAAGTCGTACAAGATGAAACTAGCGATCGCCTTCAGCCTGATGCTAATGGTTTCTGTAATTGGCATTTACAACTTCCTCCCTATTCCCAAGCCAAAGTCACCCTAGTCTATAAAGTAGCTGCTGCTCCTGATGTAGAAGGTTTATGAGATTCAAAAAATCTTACTGAAGTTATCTATCAAGATCAGCGCTAGAAAAGCCTTTGAAGGCAATAATGCTTGAAGTAAATGCTTTAAAAGTAGCCAAGGAGCGAATTATATGCGATTCATCACACCAACTAGATTAATTAATGGATTCGGCATTTTTCTTTTATGCAATAGTTTTGCAACGATTGGTTTCACTAAAACTCCAGATCTATCAAGCAAAATTAAGATGGGAGGAATTCCTACTACTTGTCATTTACAAAGATTGCAAGCAATTACCAATCCTGTCAAACAGTTCCAGAGCTTTAATCGTCAATTAAGACGCTATCAAAAAACTAATCAAGATCACCTTGTGTTGCAGCTAGTTAATGGTATGGATAGGAAGCAATTTCCTGAATTGCAAGTAGAGGAATTAATGCAAGTTGCCTACCACTATCTAGAGACAAAGGATTCTGAAAAAGCCGTTTCTGTGCTTAATCAAGCATTTCAGTTACTCCAAACTGATTTGCCATCAACTAGCGATAGCGATCTATATAGACAGGCAATAACTTACCCTTATAGAGAGAAGTATTATCTTTTAGAAAATTTAGGAATGCTTTTTATCGAGTTAAAACAGCCAGAACTAGCAGAGGCAGCTCTTTTACAAGGACTAAGTATTAAACAACAAAAACTCAATGAATCGCCTAGAGACAAGGTTGAGTATATGGTGAAGATTGCCAGAGAATTGTTTGCCTTGGGCAAGCAAGAAAAGGCGATCGCCCTGTTAGATAAGAGCTTAGAAATCACCCAATCTCTCAAAAAAAGTAATAGCGGTAGAGATATGCAAGAATGGCTAACCTTACTGAACAATCTCAGTTGGGAATATCGCGCGTTGGGAAAAGTTGGCAAAGCTGAGCAATTATTTGCCCAAAGCTTTGACTATGCCAACTCCTTTGGTAACCCATTAAGTAAAGTCTGGTGGCTATCGATAATTGCCGAAAGAACTTACTTGCCTCCTTCTGAATTAGATTCTAGCGATGAACGTCAAGCTAAATTGAAGCAGATATTTGGCAAAATTTTACAGACTGTACGCGCGCATCCGACCACTGAGATGACTAAATTTATTGCCTATGTGTTAGCCGCAGAATGGTTGCAGTTTTCAGGGGTGGAATCGGCAATGCAGATAGTCAATACTGTTGCTGATCCAGTAGAACGATTTAAAGTTGTATCCCCCATTTTAGAGAATATTCGTAGCGACAATGTTGACAAAGACATCGATCTGCTTGTGCCGTTATTACAAGAAGTAGAAGCGATAGCGCGAACAATTCCCTCAACTACTGATCGCGATCGAGCTTGGAGTGTTATTGCTAATACCTATGCCAAGCTAGGTCAATCTCAAACAGCTTTACAGACGATTGAGCAGATCCAATCGGTGGAGCAGAAACAACAGACTTTGATTGATGTGGCAGATAACCTAGCCCGAAATCTCCAGCCAGATTTAGCGCTCAGTCTGGTCAAGAATATATCCAATGAGTTAGTGCAACAAGTTGTATATGACTCAATTCAGGCTTATCTCAAAAATGGAAAGCTTGAAACTGCCCTAAGTCTAAAAGATCGTTTATCCCTAACTTATCGAGATTTTGTCTTGAAAGATCTAGCCCAAGCTTTCGCTAAGTCTGGAGATACCACCCAAGCGCTGAAACTATTGCAACAAATCACCGAAGCTCGCTGGCGACCTGAGTCCTTTATTTTAATTGTCAATCAATCTCTTGATGTCGGCGATCTGGAGCAAGCCTTGTTTTTTGCTCAACAGATGCCTCAGTCTTTAGAACCAGATATTTCTTCCAAGGCTTCGTTATTAGAAGAAATTGCGATCGCTTATGCGGAATCAGGGCAATACGACAAATCTCTGCAAGTATCGCAATCTCTCCCAGATCGATCCATATCTCAACTAGTAACCTGTGCCAAGGGACATGCAGGAAAATAAGGAACCGATTTTTTGTGGCGCGGCTTCGCCGCGCCACAAAAAATTTGGTTCCTTATTAAATCGCAGAACCCTAAGCGATCGCCATAAAAACAAGCGCTTGGCAAATGCGTGTATACTCAATTTGCCAAGCAAAAATCAATCACAGCCAAGTTTTGGAGTTTAGGGTTTGCCATAGACAAAAGTCCAAATTGCGATAACAGATAAACTGAACTATGCAGCTTAGATATATATTTCGCGTTGTTAAGACCATGTTCTTAACCTATTACGCCTACATGCTCGAATATCGTGCCGAGCTGTTTATCTGGTTACTATCTAATTCTCTGCCATTTATTCTCATGGGAGCATGGCTCAAGGCTTCAGAAAATGGCAGCTTTGGTATGACATCGCTAGAATTTATCCGTTACTTTCTCGCCGTATTTATCGTGCGCCAGTTTAATATTGTCTGGGTGATTTGGGACTTTGAGAAGGAACTCATTTCAGGTCAACTTTCCCATCGGCTATTACAACCCATCGATCCTTTTTGGCATCATTTAATCAATCACATTGCCGAGCGTTGGGCAAGATTACCGATGTTGGTGGTTTTGGTAGCATTATTTTTTATTCTCTATCCACAATCATTTTGGATACCTTCATTAGGAACTGGTTTACTCGCAGCATTTC from Pseudanabaena sp. Chao 1811 encodes the following:
- a CDS encoding NAD(P)H-quinone oxidoreductase subunit F is translated as MILETAWLLPCYGLLGAGITLPWSLRLVRRSGPRPAAYLNILMTVLALVHSCWLLTSIWGEPAQQVEFSWFQAFDLNLVFSFDISTISVGASILIATMSLISQVYGLGSLETDWAIARFCALIGFFEAAITGIAFSDSLFFSYALLEMLTLSTYLLVGFWYAQPLVVTAARDAFWTKRVGDLFLLMGVVALSNLTGSLNFSDLKEWAANPQTIAYFSEHQQFGTLLGLALIAGPLGKCAQFPLHLWLDEAMEGPNPASILRNSVVVGAGAYVLIKFQPVLSLFPVAAEVSVIIGAITAIGASLVAIAQIDLKRALSHSTSGYLGLVFIAVGMQQPDLALGLLFSHGISKSLLFLSSGAVMMTTMTQDLTEMGGLKTRMPATLVAFIVGSLSLVALLPFGGFWTLLRWEETFWNSDPWLIAIALLVNCITAFGLIRIFALVFLGPTQQKTRRAPEVAWQVALPLVGLTIITLLVPILLPSWEFINIDLDTVDIWGTTILSASGLLGFGVGAYIYIKPYYSTVSSVAMPPKLVRSAWKVVQDLLAYDLYVQAIYKYTVVLIVGGGSKLLAWVDRYLVDGSVNFLGFASIFSGESLKYTVTGRLQQYVLTILIGLILIGFAAFYGLN
- the patD gene encoding heterocyst frequency control protein PatD → MTQDYLYLIHSLQHQLEILQGLIAPQLDPAPAIAKDWLRSHREIQAFFQTKIINTDLEVTPPNLSLQVEIDKQLKMLGVDLSMLQTARNPATWQKRHQQASDRFVLLKKYCQMHSS
- a CDS encoding DUF4139 domain-containing protein translates to MSIAKLNSKIDKVKVYAEGSTVTRLARLTDIPWQSGGIGEDIEVEIVGLPLAIDDASVRVRIEAEPSNQAIANNIIVTDVRVGLSVPPPAEIPFSSLETEIQTAKAEVAHLKDLQGAISLEMTILQELYVPDRPIGEEGKTPPPSPTGARLALANFKDEQKKLRFQEKRELQEKLRKAQEHLADLQQKQFLASNANVAKEHELRKTIIARLHIGDSQTAALPSPDSLQMVVEYFINGARWTPTYVCCLNSATNTAAIAVRALIAQRTGEDWNGVQIELSTATPTGWCELPELPSLRLGRSQTLPSKKAWRNPPKGAELLFEDYDRQKQNLDNDRVIEWIDLAGDPLKIPTVNQLTDIPKFPFFQRIVTDLGSWEEQYSSESTEVSTAYSPIPVNSDFGIQEEVLQSTFSKSAPTSEKMAVRSRPVPSMVRSLDAPSSMIPPQADEYRGRGFMPPPEPLFDPSNDIKNYGLMRLADPSNTRQRGKLRIPDTRTLYLESLQRWQMTVNFEIATVLQTALASTFCNPVLPRFGSSNIRKEVGNFDFVYLGTGRIDVPADGQYHSVALLQENAEIDIRYIVVPREDTNVFRIAQLRNPLQAPLLSGLADIYVDTQYILSTTIATVPPKGQMELALGVEQSIKVARNTSFKEVRSGMSLVAFNELRHSIHIAIANRMSRDAKIEVRERIPIPQPDAKVDVNITQVTPEWEKYEQQERNAPIKGGYRWRLNVPAGEERELIADYTIKIFVDNELVNGNRREE
- a CDS encoding mucoidy inhibitor MuiA family protein; its protein translation is MQSTEIQTLDLDAPVTTVTLLEDRAQVQRIGKAQLTAGLWRVTVDRVAPVISDKSLRAQFTGVFNARVNDVRVRRRILIKESDRTGLIEDLKKEWRSQYDQYQILTEDRQYLEEQFEQIGMILARALQELPIDAAWGQVDPMAWRSQLQPIFQRLRDIRSEILNTYHAQTQLQDAIARLVKRIQSEASPDTIYIARVEADLVIAQTGEYELAFDYIVPNALWRPYHQAQLQMGDNSQLTFRTDGCVWQNTGEDWLNVDLVFSTARASLGTEPPLLADDLLNIREKSKKIAVEMRDQTVKTTGLGAGARASDTVDLPSVDDGGEVRSIRATRKANIPSNGRPYRVPLFQFQSSAKIGHILMPELALQVVLKSEQTNNSNLPILAGPVDLVRSTEYVGRTTISFIAPQEKFALGWGTDAMMRVQRTTSQKRDKNHLTQWNTITNSINIFLSNIGDEVRKIAMTERVPVSELEKVKVEVVQDETSDRLQPDANGFCNWHLQLPPYSQAKVTLVYKVAAAPDVEGL
- a CDS encoding tetratricopeptide repeat protein codes for the protein MRFITPTRLINGFGIFLLCNSFATIGFTKTPDLSSKIKMGGIPTTCHLQRLQAITNPVKQFQSFNRQLRRYQKTNQDHLVLQLVNGMDRKQFPELQVEELMQVAYHYLETKDSEKAVSVLNQAFQLLQTDLPSTSDSDLYRQAITYPYREKYYLLENLGMLFIELKQPELAEAALLQGLSIKQQKLNESPRDKVEYMVKIARELFALGKQEKAIALLDKSLEITQSLKKSNSGRDMQEWLTLLNNLSWEYRALGKVGKAEQLFAQSFDYANSFGNPLSKVWWLSIIAERTYLPPSELDSSDERQAKLKQIFGKILQTVRAHPTTEMTKFIAYVLAAEWLQFSGVESAMQIVNTVADPVERFKVVSPILENIRSDNVDKDIDLLVPLLQEVEAIARTIPSTTDRDRAWSVIANTYAKLGQSQTALQTIEQIQSVEQKQQTLIDVADNLARNLQPDLALSLVKNISNELVQQVVYDSIQAYLKNGKLETALSLKDRLSLTYRDFVLKDLAQAFAKSGDTTQALKLLQQITEARWRPESFILIVNQSLDVGDLEQALFFAQQMPQSLEPDISSKASLLEEIAIAYAESGQYDKSLQVSQSLPDRSISQLVTCAKGHAGK
- a CDS encoding ABC transporter permease, with protein sequence MQLRYIFRVVKTMFLTYYAYMLEYRAELFIWLLSNSLPFILMGAWLKASENGSFGMTSLEFIRYFLAVFIVRQFNIVWVIWDFEKELISGQLSHRLLQPIDPFWHHLINHIAERWARLPMLVVLVALFFILYPQSFWIPSLGTGLLAAFLVAIAFLLRFLIQYTFGMLAFWTERASAIEQLWFLSYIFLSGIIAPLEVFPPLARDIVLWTPFPYMVYFPSAILVGKAVNIWQGIGVMGGWMAVTFVINRWLWRKGIKQYSGMGA